The Pelmatolapia mariae isolate MD_Pm_ZW linkage group LG10_11, Pm_UMD_F_2, whole genome shotgun sequence genome includes a region encoding these proteins:
- the LOC134635554 gene encoding putative ferric-chelate reductase 1: MDLLVLLLLCTAPLIRGYSSGLVIDSCEELKSHQSGLSPQTAPSPFIVTTEQRRYRLGEDVKVELQGPASTPFTGFLLEAIEVGSETPVGSFAIPAGAAKLLTCSQRPKSAGSISSANCGVTKVCFSQPSNCDPAVSSSCYFMSAMMLANGTAVQYEMIGPYEGYIAFGFSDDQKMGNDDIYVCGMNSNGQVGVQHMYSTGRTTPQVVALGNVYNITTSLQNNVISCSFTTTDIISIQGTSGFSQSYYFMFVHGPSSNGQIQFHKHDFVSTTKMAISTPVVVSKSGFPDIIKAHGSLMLIAWMTTGTLGMMVARYLKKMAKGTTMCNKDLWFVVHAGVMVLTVAATIIAFILIFSHTRDWSGGAHPVLGCLVMILSFFQPVVAMLRCGPQHHLRYLFNTSHFLNAVIIKSLAVAAIFTGLNLIDSSDGWLMKVMGGFLAWEALFYIMLEVHNGKVKIDGLLIGLFFLGNICFLVALLVGIGVK, from the exons ATGGATCTTCTTGTATTGCTGCTGTTGTGCACTGCTCCACTCATCCGAGGATACAGCTCAGGTCTGGTTATAGACAGCTGTGAAGAATTGAAATCCCATCAATCAGGGCTGAGCCCACAAACGGCACCATCACCCTTCATAGTCACCACAGAGCAAAGGCGCTACAGACTTGGAGAGGATGTCAAAG TTGAGCTACAGGGTCCGGCCTCCACACCATTCACAGGTTTCCTGTTGGAGGCTATAGAAGTGGGAAGTGAGACTCCTGTGGGTTCCTTTGCCATACCAGCAGGGGCTGCTAAACTCCTCACCTGCAGCCAAAGACCT AAATCAGCTGGATCTATCTCTAGCGCTAACTGTGGCGTCACCAAGGTGTGCTTCAGTCAGCCTTCAAACTGTGACCCAGCAGTCAGTTCTAGCTGTTATTTCATGTCAGCCATGATGTTAGCCAATGGTACAGCTGTCCAGTATGAGATGATTGGTCCTTATGAAGGCTACATCGCTTTTGGATTCTCTGATGATCAGAAGATG GGAAACGATGATATTTATGTTTGTGGAATGAACAGTAATGGACAAGTTGGTGTGCAACATATGTATTCAACAGGACGAACAACTCCACAAGTTGTTGCTCTG GGGAACGTTTATAATATAACAACGTCATTGCAGAACAATGTCATCAGTTGTTCCTTCACTACTACGGACATAATTTCTATACAGGGGACTTCAGGTTTCAGCCAATCCTACTACTTCATGTTTGTCCATGGACCCAGCAGCAATG GACAAATCCAATTCCATAAGCACGACTTCGTCAGCACTACTAAGATGGCCATTTCCACTCCTGTGGTTGTCAGTAAAAGTGGATTTCCTGATATCATCAAAGCTCATG GATCACTGATGCTGATTGCCTGGATGACCACGGGAACACTGGGAATGATGGTTGCCCGATATCTGAAAAAAATGGCCAAGGGAACGACAATGTGCAACAAAGATCTCTGGTTTGTG GTCCATGCTGGAGTAATGGTTCTGACGGTAGCAGCCACAATCATTGCTTTCATCCTCATTTTCTCTCATACTCGGGACTGGTCTGGG GGAGCACATCCAGTGTTGGGTTGCCTGGTTATGATCCTCTCCTTCTTCCAGCCTGTAGTGGCTATGCTGCGCTGCGGACCACAGCATCACCT GCGGTATCTATTCAACACATCACATTTTTTGAATGCAGTGATAATAAAATCTTTAGCCG TGGCAGCCATATTTACAGGCCTGAACTTGATTGACAGCAGTGATGGATGGTTAATGAAAGTGATGGGTGGCTTTCTTGCCTGGGAAGCTCTCTTTTACATCATGTTGGAGGTTCATAATGGGAAA GTAAAAATTGATGGTCTACTGATCGGTCTGTTCTTTCTGGGAAACATTTGCTTTTTGGTGGCACTTTTGGTTGGAATTGGGGTGAAATAA